The genomic segment CCTTCACTTTATTTTTCTGCAGGGCTTCATAGTATTGTTCACTATTTTGCCAGGGTACAGTACGATCGTCTTTTGCATGCACCAGGAATGCAGGAGGTGTTTTTTTATTTACCTGGCGTTCATTGGAATATTTTTGAATGGCTGCTGCTGCCGGAGCTTTCCCAATCAGGCGCTCGCGGCTCCCCCGATGACCAATGCTGTCGCTAAAGCTAATCACCGGGTAGATCAATATCGAAAAATCCGGGCGCAGGGAGGTCTTCCTGGGATTAGCAATCACTGTTTCCCCGTAATGCGTGGAGAGTGTAGATGCCAGATGCCCCCCCGCTGAGAAGCCCATAATCCCAATTCTATGTGGATCGATGTTATATTCAGTTGCATGTTCACGCACCCATTGGGTAGCCCGCTCCGCGTCCTGTAACGGCCCGATCGATTTATCCTCCATAATGCGGTCATCCGGCAAGCGGTATTTTAAAACAAAGGCGGTCACCCCCATTTCATTAAAGGCCTTGGCAACATCTATTCCCTCATGACTTACGGCGAGGATAGCATATCCGCCACCGGGACAAATGATTACAGCCGGTTGTTTACCGGTGCCCCCTGCTGCTTTATATACGGTTATCGTTGGAACAGATACATTACTGATTCGCGTAATACCATCCGTACCCGTCACTGATTTTTCAAGGTTCTCTGCAGGTTTGCTGTTGGGAACCACGGTATACAAGGGAATTTCCTGTTGGGCATTTATCATGGTATGTAAAATTACCGTGGTCAGCAAACCCGTCGTTATTCGTTTCATTTTTTCCATTTTTAAGCGCATTTTGCATATAGTCTACCGACGCCCGTCAATCTTCTAAATAATCTTTAGCCATATGCCAGAAAGCATCCAGCGCGATTAAATGCTGTTTAAAAAATGATATGATTGCCGGCCAATCGTTCTTATCGAAAATATTTACGTGCTCCTTTTGAATGATGATTCGTGAAATCGGCCGGCCAGACTCGTCGTATACTTCTCTTTGCCAAGCCCAGCCATCACCAGCCATTTCCGAAAAAACCGGCCGCAGCGATGTCAGTTTCTCCAATGCTGCGAAGCGATCTGTTTCCGAAGCATGCGTCAATTCCACGGCCACGCTCGCAGCCTTTTTTGTAACATCGGTCCTGAAATAAATCCCTTTGATACCTGTTTTATAGTTAATCCAGTTGATCTTCTGACCACTGGCATTTAAAACCGGCTTCAGATACATTCCCAATGAGGTCCAGAATTCTTTTTTAATTAAAGCGGCCTCATGCTTACTATACATAACACTGATTGCATCAATTATTTGAAACCCTGTTTCGGTAGTTTTTAAACAGGCTTTGCCAGCGCAGGTTCAATACGCCCAATATCCCTTCCTTCAGAATACCCTTGCTCATTTTTGATTGGCCTTCCGTGCGGTCCTGGAAGATAATGGGTACTTCTTTAATCTTAAACCCAAGTTTCCAGGTTGCATATTTCATCTCAATCTGGAATGCATATCCTACAAAACTGATATTATCAAAATTAATGGCGCGCAACACTTTTGCTGTGTAACACATAAAACCAGCCGTAGGATCTTTTACCGGCATCCAGGTAATAATACGTGTATATAATGAGCCGCCTTTGGAAATAAATACACGGTCCGCAGGCCAGTTTACGATTCCTCCTCCTTTTACATACCGGCTTCCAATGGCCAGATCGGCTCCTTCCACACAGGCCTGATACAGGCGAACCAGGTCTTTGGGGTTATGCGAAAAGTCAGCATCCATCTCAAACACGAACTGATATCCTCGTTCCAGGCTCCATTTAAATCCATGGATATAAGCGGTACCCAGCCCTAATTTCCCACGGCGCTCCTCCAGGAATAGCCGCCCGTTATAAGGTTCCTGCAATACTCTTACAATATCCGCCGTACCGTCAGGGGATCCGTCATCAACAATCAGCACATGAAAGTCGCCCTCCAGGTCCATCACAGCCTTGATGATCCGGGCAACATTTTCTTTTTCATTATAGGTGGGTATGATCACAATTTTATCCACGCTGTCCC from the Niabella agricola genome contains:
- a CDS encoding alpha/beta hydrolase; this encodes MKRITTGLLTTVILHTMINAQQEIPLYTVVPNSKPAENLEKSVTGTDGITRISNVSVPTITVYKAAGGTGKQPAVIICPGGGYAILAVSHEGIDVAKAFNEMGVTAFVLKYRLPDDRIMEDKSIGPLQDAERATQWVREHATEYNIDPHRIGIMGFSAGGHLASTLSTHYGETVIANPRKTSLRPDFSILIYPVISFSDSIGHRGSRERLIGKAPAAAAIQKYSNERQVNKKTPPAFLVHAKDDRTVPWQNSEQYYEALQKNKVKARVFYYERGGHGFGMHNKTSDLKWMDALKEWLRDQHIL
- a CDS encoding DUF4268 domain-containing protein; the encoded protein is MYSKHEAALIKKEFWTSLGMYLKPVLNASGQKINWINYKTGIKGIYFRTDVTKKAASVAVELTHASETDRFAALEKLTSLRPVFSEMAGDGWAWQREVYDESGRPISRIIIQKEHVNIFDKNDWPAIISFFKQHLIALDAFWHMAKDYLED
- a CDS encoding polyprenol monophosphomannose synthase encodes the protein MDKIVIIPTYNEKENVARIIKAVMDLEGDFHVLIVDDGSPDGTADIVRVLQEPYNGRLFLEERRGKLGLGTAYIHGFKWSLERGYQFVFEMDADFSHNPKDLVRLYQACVEGADLAIGSRYVKGGGIVNWPADRVFISKGGSLYTRIITWMPVKDPTAGFMCYTAKVLRAINFDNISFVGYAFQIEMKYATWKLGFKIKEVPIIFQDRTEGQSKMSKGILKEGILGVLNLRWQSLFKNYRNRVSNN